In Arachis hypogaea cultivar Tifrunner chromosome 17, arahy.Tifrunner.gnm2.J5K5, whole genome shotgun sequence, a single window of DNA contains:
- the LOC112766216 gene encoding mitogen-activated protein kinase kinase kinase 18: MASSTSTWVRGKCVGRGAFGTVNVAVTKSDGYVFAVKSVDLITAPTAQIEALENEIRILRLLPPSPHVITFLGDDVTCERTNGASTFRNLHLEYMPRGTVADLDPADVDERLVRRYASCLVHALRHLHALGVVHCDVKGRNVLVSDDGGAVKLADFGSAAEYSGESCVGSRGSPMWMAPEVVRREYQGPESDVWSLGCTVIEMVTGKPPWEDRGADTLSRIGYSSELPEFPTRLSELGRDFLEKCLRREKSERWSCDQLLQHPFLVGEGSIKVLESSPRCVLDWVDSGFDSDEEEGEMNWEGECVSSAKGRICKLATGIGANWETQGWIVVRALASESDEEATIITEATGNGEEGVVSEFGNDVARVESGIEVGACGEYSDFCGRTGEKVGRVKWERRKNKRLVWRRWKLHRQGGGCGNKWENELDKNGIKGIFTIYSLHCKIFNLYYYLIFSVFIINKLCLSSTLNCFTVCDMENSLNIRKN, encoded by the coding sequence AtggcttcttcaacttcaacgtGGGTTAGAGGCAAGTGCGTTGGAAGGGGCGCCTTTGGCACCGTTAACGTGGCGGTTACAAAATCAGACGGTTACGTTTTTGCAGTTAAGTCCGTCGATCTTATAACGGCTCCGACGGCTCAGATTGAAGCTTTGGAGAACGAGATTAGGATCTTGAGGCTCCTACCTCCCAGTCCTCACGTGATCACTTTCCTCGGCGATGATGTCACGTGCGAGAGGACCAACGGGGCTTCCACGTTCAGAAACCTGCACTTGGAGTACATGCCACGTGGCACCGTCGCTGATTTGGACCCTGCTGACGTGGACGAACGGTTGGTTCGCCGTTACGCTTCCTGCTTGGTTCACGCGCTGCGCCACCTCCACGCTCTTGGCGTTGTTCACTGCGACGTTAAGGGAAGGAACGTGCTAGTTTCCGACGACGGCGGAGCGGTGAAGCTCGCGGATTTTGGATCCGCTGCGGAATATTCCGGCGAGAGTTGCGTTGGTTCGAGGGGGAGTCCGATGTGGATGGCGCCGGAGGTTGTTCGCCGGGAGTACCAGGGGCCGGAGTCTGACGTGTGGTCGTTGGGTTGCACGGTGATTGAGATGGTCACCGGAAAGCCACCGTGGGAGGATCGCGGCGCTGACACGCTGAGTCGGATCGGGTATTCTAGCGAGTTGCCTGAGTTTCCGACTCGGTTATCGGAACTCGGTCGGGACTTCCTAGAGAAGTGTCTGAGAAGGGAGAAGAGTGAGAGGTGGAGCTGCGATCAGCTTCTGCAGCATCCATTTTTGGTCGGTGAGGGTTCCATTAAGGTTTTGGAATCGTCGCCTCGGTGCGTTTTGGACTGGGTGGACTCGGGGTTCGACTCGGACGAAGAAGAAGGAGAGATGAACTGGGAAGGTGAGTGTGTGAGTTCGGCGAAGGGTAGAATTTGTAAATTGGCTACGGGGATAGGGGCAAACTGGGAAACACAGGGATGGATAGTGGTGAGAGCATTGGCATCTGAGTCTGACGAAGAAGCAACGATAATAACAGAAGCAACAGGAAACGGAGAAGAAGGGGTAGTTTCGGAATTCGGAAATGATGTGGCGAGGGTAGAATCGGGAATTGAGGTTGGGGCATGTGGGGAATATTCGGATTTTTGTGGAAGGACAGGAGAGAAAGTTGGAAGGGTAAAATGGGAAAGGCGAAAGAACAAAAGGTTGGTGTGGCGGCGGTGGAAGCTCCACCGGCAGGGTGGTGGTTGTGGCAATAAGTGGGAAAATGAGTTGGATAAGAATGGGATTAAAGGAATATTCACAATTTACAGCTTGCattgtaaaatatttaatttgtattattatctaattttctcagtatttattatcaataaattatgtctttcGAGCACACTTAATTGTTTTACTGTATGCGACATGGAAAATTCgttaaatataagaaaaaattaa